In Pseudobdellovibrio exovorus JSS, the genomic stretch GAGTTATTTGTCGCGTTTTGCACAAGGAATTACTCCTAAATCAGCTGTAGCAGTTTTAGAACTAGCCGCTGAAGGAGCAACAGTGCCGTTCATTGCTCGTTATCGTAAAGAGAAAACAGGCAATTTGGACGAGGTGCAAATTCGTAATGTTATTGAAGCTCACGAAACCTATCAGGAAATTGTAAAGCGTAAAGCCTTCTTACTTAAAGAGATTGGCGAGCAAAACAATTTAACAGCAGAGATTCAAAAACGTATTGAAGTGTCTTGGGATCTGAATGAACTAGAAGAGATCTACAAACCATTCAAGAAAAAGAAAAAAACCAAAGCAACTTTGGCTCGCGAGGCTGGTTTAGAGCCTTTAGCAAATTGGATTTGGGATCTTGGCCATGGCGCTATCAAAGATACTGAGACGATGGAAGTTAAAGCTAAGAGCTTCTTAAATCTAGAAAAGAAAATTGCTACTTATGATCAAGCCTTAAAAGGCGCTCAAGACATTATCGTTGATAAAATCGCGAATGAGGCTGCGCTACGTGATCAAGTGAGCAAAAATTATTTCGAACAAGGTAAAGTCGCTGTTAAAATTGGAAAAGGTTATAAACCAAATTCGAAGTATGAAATGTACTCTAAGGACTACACTGAGCCTGTTAAAAATCTTCTAGAAGAAAAAGCATCACATCGCTATATGGCAATGAAACGTGGATGGGAAGAAGATGAGTTAGCAGTTGATATTACAGGTGATGATGAAGTGTTGCTGAAAGTGTATGAAAGCTTTGCCACTTCGACTCCTGATAATGCTGTTGGCACTTACCTTAAAGAATCAGCGCGCTTAGCTTTGAATGTTTACGTGATTCCATCTGTTAAAAACGAAGTGCATGCGAAGTTAAAAGAAAAAGCGGATGAGCATGCAATTAAAGTATTCAGCGAAAACGTACGACGCGTTCTTTTAGGGTCTCCGTACGGTCCTAAATGTGTTTTAGGTGTGGATCCTGGTTTAAGAACAGGATGTAAAGTGGCCTTGGTCGACAAGGGAGGAAACTATGTATCACATACAGTGATGCATATCTTAGGTGAAGGTGCCGAGAAAAAAGCGCAAACCTTAATCGCTGAAGTTACAAAACAAATTAAAATCGAAGCTATCGCCGTGGGTAATGGAACAGCCGGTCGCGAGACTGAGATTTTTGTTAAAAAAGTTTTAAAAGAATTAGGAAAAGATAAGGAAATTCCAGTAATCATGGTGAATGAGTCTGGAGCTTCTGTTTACTCTGCTAGTGATGTGGCTCGTGTTGAATTCCCAGATCTAGATTTAACAGTTAAAGGGGCGATCTCAATTGCTCGTCGATTACAAGATCCTTTAGCTGAGCTGGTCAAGATCGATCCGAAGTCAATTGGTGTGGGTCAGTATCAACATGATGTGAACCAAACAGCATTGAAAAAAGGCCTAGAGGCAGTCGTTGAAAGCTGTGTGAATAATGTAGGTGTTGATGTGAATACGGCATCAGCGTCATTGTTGTCGTATGTTTCTGGTATCGGGCCGGGGATTGCGAATTCGATCGTTGATTATCGTAAGAAGAACGGATTGTTCCAAGACCGCTCTGAGCTGATGAAAGTTCCTCGTTTAACAGGTAAGGTTTTCGAGCAAGCTGCCGGCTTCTTACGTATTTTAAATGGGAAAGTATTCTTAGACTCAACGGGAATCCATCCGGAGCGCTATAGTGCTATTCGTGATATGGCTCAGGATTTAGGAGTTAATATCAGTGAACTTGTTGGTGAAGGTGCTAAGAAATTAGTGTCAGCTCGTACGAAATGGGCTGGTATCGTGGGCGAGTACACTTTTGACGACATGATGAAAGAGATGGAAAAGCCAGGACGTGATCCACGTGATCCGTTTAAAGTTTTCCAATTCCGTGATGATATTTTTGAAGTGAAAGACTTAAAAGAGGGAATGGTTTGCCCAGGCCTTGTGACGAATGTGACTAACTTCGGAGCTTTCGTTGATATCGGTGTTCATCAAGATGGATTGGTGCACATTTCTGAGATTGCTCATAAGTTTGTAGATGATCCTCGTAAGGTGGTAAATCCTGGGGATCAAGTTACAGTTAAGGTTTTGAAAGTGGATCAAGCTAAAAATCAAATTTCATTGTCGATGAAGTTGGAAGCGGCCCCTGAACACAAGTCATTCCGCGATCAAAAAGATGCTGGTAAATCAGATAGACCACGCAAGGACTTTAGACCTCGTGATGGTGGAAGACCAGCAGATGGAAGATCCGACTTTAAAGGTGGCTTTGGTGCTCAACAGG encodes the following:
- a CDS encoding helix-hairpin-helix domain-containing protein — protein: MEQALQSYLSRFAQGITPKSAVAVLELAAEGATVPFIARYRKEKTGNLDEVQIRNVIEAHETYQEIVKRKAFLLKEIGEQNNLTAEIQKRIEVSWDLNELEEIYKPFKKKKKTKATLAREAGLEPLANWIWDLGHGAIKDTETMEVKAKSFLNLEKKIATYDQALKGAQDIIVDKIANEAALRDQVSKNYFEQGKVAVKIGKGYKPNSKYEMYSKDYTEPVKNLLEEKASHRYMAMKRGWEEDELAVDITGDDEVLLKVYESFATSTPDNAVGTYLKESARLALNVYVIPSVKNEVHAKLKEKADEHAIKVFSENVRRVLLGSPYGPKCVLGVDPGLRTGCKVALVDKGGNYVSHTVMHILGEGAEKKAQTLIAEVTKQIKIEAIAVGNGTAGRETEIFVKKVLKELGKDKEIPVIMVNESGASVYSASDVARVEFPDLDLTVKGAISIARRLQDPLAELVKIDPKSIGVGQYQHDVNQTALKKGLEAVVESCVNNVGVDVNTASASLLSYVSGIGPGIANSIVDYRKKNGLFQDRSELMKVPRLTGKVFEQAAGFLRILNGKVFLDSTGIHPERYSAIRDMAQDLGVNISELVGEGAKKLVSARTKWAGIVGEYTFDDMMKEMEKPGRDPRDPFKVFQFRDDIFEVKDLKEGMVCPGLVTNVTNFGAFVDIGVHQDGLVHISEIAHKFVDDPRKVVNPGDQVTVKVLKVDQAKNQISLSMKLEAAPEHKSFRDQKDAGKSDRPRKDFRPRDGGRPADGRSDFKGGFGAQQGKKPANPFNNPFAALLNQSNNKK